ttgttttgtttgaatacgttggttggcttgcctgcgttcgttcttctcggatgtctgtcttgtcgagtcgtgtctggtctttgttttgtttctttgtgtgtgtgtgttatgttttgcaacggggggcacgttgagatgtggaaggagtcggcgggggatttcggtggcgtgtagagcgagcgagcgcgcctgcctggccgttggccgtcggagttggagtgcgggttttttttgttttcgaaacgaaagcggcggccggccagccacccgtgcggtgtgacgtcggccgttgggtattgtgcgctttgagcgccggggagggatgatgtgtgattgttgcgcgctgctagcaggcaggcagagtgagcgggtgtggcggacggacgggaagtggtggtttttgtttttgggttgcggggcgagaggcaggcgaccgacaaagtttgctcgcgacggagagatgttagtggccctgaaaagggccgtttttgtttgtgcggtgcggtgcggtgcggtgccgcggcgcggtttaggcgcgctcgccgcggatgcggcgcgcgagctggatgtccttgggcatgatggtgacgcgcttggcgtggattgcgcacaggttggtgtcttcgaagaggccgacgaggtaggcctcgctggcctcctgcagggccatgactgcggagctctggaagcgcaggtcggtcttgaagtcctgggcgatctcgcgcactaggcgctggaatggcagcttgcggatgagcagctctgtgctcttctggtagcgcctgatttctcgcagggcgacggtgcccggcctgtagcggtggggcttcttgacgcctccggtggcgggcgcgctcttcctcgccgccttggtggcgagctgtttgcgcggcgcctttccgccggtggacttgcgggccgtttgctttgtgcgggccatagcggtagcggtagcggagcggcgtgcgtggaggttaggtgcggcgcggcgtccggtgctgcctagacaacgggcccgcgcgcctccgtgctgcgcttatatgccctcggttgcgcgtggtggggggagggcgggccagagtctatataggggggcggcgggcgcgctgggcgcagaagAAGAGACCAGACAGACGCTGAGCCGCCGTAGCGAGAGGACGCTCTGGCTCACCGCAGCTGCTATTGTCTCGCTCGCGCTATTGTTCTCGCGCGTCTTTGTCTGCGCGCCTTTGTTAAGGTGCATTGGTCAACGGCGCCCGCGTGGCAAAAGCAAAAGCTTGTCTCTCCTGCTGACTACTCGCACGCGGGTTTGTTAGCGGCAAAATTGTCGTGTTATCTGCTACTGGCTGTGGCACAAATCGATTCAGGAATCGATTTGCGTCACGCCTAGGGAACGATAGGGCACGCTGTGATCCAggacccccttcacgtgggaccagtccGCGATCACTAGAGTTAGATATCTACATCTTTTCTTTCTCAATTACAGGTGCCCCATGGACCCAAATAATAGCTGCCTAACCGCCAAAGAGGATGTTGTCCCGACAgatcgcactctgtcggcggcaGCATCCGCCACACCACCCGCCTACAGCGATACCGCGTCCACGGTCGGCGCTTCTTGCGCCCCCTCAGGCTACCACCCCATCTCTGCAGTTGAGCTGTTCGTGATTATGAATCGCGCAGCAAAGCCAACAACACCCGCAGAAAAAGAGGCCGCGGAAAAGGCGTACAAACTTTTCGTGCGCCACGAATTAAGCGCCGCCCTGGCACAGCTGCCGCCAACAGAGGCTTCCTATCTGCTGAGTGGACTGCCGCGCTCGGCCTTAGAAGAGGTGATTGTTCCGCCGGGAGTCCTGCCGGGTGTAGCAACCCAAGACGCTGCTGCCCCGGCGGAGGCGGCCCCGAGTGGTGTTGCGTCACCAGACGTGGCTACTCAAGAAGCCAGTGCTCTGCTGATCGCCCCAACGGACAATTCCAGTGAAGAAGCCGCTAGTGCGCCAGTCCTCGCCGTGCAGGGACTGACTGACAGCGACCACCCAAACCCAACACGGCACCCAACAACGCCAGTTCTACTAGAAATTCCTGAAGCCAACCTGGGGACACTTCTATCGGCAGAAATGCCGATGGATGCGCAACAGGCATCACGGAAACGACCAGCCACCTCCGACTCCGAGGAACAAACTGCAGCAACCGCGCCTGAAGGGCGCCAAACAAAAAAGAaggctgctgctgcagacgcaccCACAGCGCCCCCTACAGCCGAGGAAGACGGTTTTACCGTACCAAACCGGCGGCACACTGCCAAGCCCAAAAGGCTTGAGAAGGTGCTCGCCCCACCGCCAGCCACATCAAATCGGTTCGCGGAGGCAACCGAAGTTGTCATGGAAGCGGAACCCGCCGCCCCAGCACGTAAACAGACACGCCCCCCTCCAGTAATCGTGACGTGGGACGACGAGTTCATGGACCTCCGCCGCATGATTAAAGAAGTGGTGGAAGTAAAGTCGTTCAAAGTCCAATCGAATAACGTCTACAAGGTCCTCCCAACATCCATAGACGAGCACAAAAAGCTCATGGATCTCGTTAGGGATCAGGGACTCCATTGCTATacccacaacaccgagtccctgaagcTACTAAAGGTGGTTATACGTCACCTGCCAATCAAGATGGACCCTACCCACCTTAAACAAGAACTCGCGGAGTCGGGTTTTTCCGCGCGCACGGTAGAATTAATGACATCGCCGCGTACGCACAAAAAGATGCCGTTGTTCCTTGTCGTCCTAGTGGACAACGAGGACAACAGGAAAATCTTCCAACTCGACAAAATTGCGGACATCGACGTTTCAGTCGAACTACTCAAGGCCAAAGGCAAGAGGC
This sequence is a window from Schistocerca serialis cubense isolate TAMUIC-IGC-003099 unplaced genomic scaffold, iqSchSeri2.2 HiC_scaffold_64, whole genome shotgun sequence. Protein-coding genes within it:
- the LOC126448892 gene encoding uncharacterized protein LOC126448892; translated protein: MANEEEKQHITIAIWNADGIYHDRWEQSLQAAERNSEKFWGIIKARRQPHKANRPLHGQNGLVYTPEDKATAMSNTLELQFRENVIEDDEDEADALEQRVERHLHRRLRTRCPMDPNNSCLTAKEDVVPTDRTLSAAASATPPAYSDTASTVGASCAPSGYHPISAVELFVIMNRAAKPTTPAEKEAAEKAYKLFVRHELSAALAQLPPTEASYLLSGLPRSALEEVIVPPGVLPGVATQDAAAPAEAAPSGVASPDVATQEASALLIAPTDNSSEEAASAPVLAVQGLTDSDHPNPTRHPTTPVLLEIPEANLGTLLSAEMPMDAQQASRKRPATSDSEEQTAATAPEGRQTKKKAAAADAPTAPPTAEEDGFTVPNRRHTAKPKRLEKVLAPPPATSNRFAEATEVVMEAEPAAPARKQTRPPPVIVTWDDEFMDLRRMIKEVVE